A window from Primulina eburnea isolate SZY01 chromosome 2, ASM2296580v1, whole genome shotgun sequence encodes these proteins:
- the LOC140824131 gene encoding uncharacterized protein, whose protein sequence is MAGRPPRANRNPRYANNHNDNNENPNPDGNPPPPPPRVGLSQADLMAIATIVATTIQVFKGDADPESRQSWLKSVETQLRLLEIPEALKVEVIVPFLEDKAIKWWETVSPALTAAGVITWQQFRDVFLKHYFPTEVRLQKLSEFENFSQTPDMSVVDYTSRFNDLGTYTPTIMADGVLKLHRYKKGLSSRIQSSLAVYQPTSFADLMGAAIRAETDIKRREDENKNKRHLTGQSSQGKPPFKRPNQSSGSFKGASSHPTYQEPKMCPKCNNRHSRECHRQTGACFNCGKLGHRIANCPEPLKRSTKPNADANPNKPRENKPNARVFAITQEEADNANDVVAGTFFVNEMLAYVLFDSGATHSFISKRFTKKLWLTPEVLVEPFRVATPTSKTIETHRVHRQCKICIHEHLFQAELIQLKMVEFDIILGMDWLPRNNAMVDCKGKSVRLRTPSQKEVMYHGKSKERKSLLSASQAWKAVKSGADIYLAMVNVVQEEIELKPRGYPYRTRIPRRLSGRTTRDNPGS, encoded by the exons ATGGCCGGAAGACCTCCACGAGCCAATCGCAACCCACGGTACGCCAACAACCACAATGACAATAATGAGAATCCGAATCCTGACGGAAATCCACCGCCACCACCTCCCAGAGTGGGCCTGAGCCAAGCAGATTTGATGGCTATAGCCACCATAGTGGCAACAACTATCCAGG TGTTCAAGGGAGATGCCGACCCTGAGAGTAGACAGAGTTGGTTGAAAAGCGTGGAAACCCAACTGCGACTGCTAGAAATACCTGAGGCACTTAAAGTAGAGGTGATAGTGCCATTCCTGGAGGATAAGGCAATCAAGTGGTGGGAAACAGTCTCACCTGCCCTGACAGCCGCCGGAGTAATCACCTGGCAACAATTCAGAGATGTCTTTCTCAAACATTATTTCCCAACAGAAGTCAGACTACAGAAATTGAGTGAGTTTGAGAACTTCTCGCAAACTCCAGACATGTCAGTGGTAGATTACACATCCCGATTCAATGACCTTGGAACTTATACCCCGACAATCATGGCAGATGGAGTTCTGAAGTTGCACAGATACAAAAAGGGATTGAGCAGCCGTATTCAGTCATCCTTAGCAGTTTATCAACCTACAAGCTTTGCTGATTTGATGGGAGCAGCAATAAGAGCTGAGACAGACATCAAGCGTCGTGAGGACGAGAACAAGAATAAGCGGCACCTTACTGGACAATCATCCCAGGGGAAGCCACCATTCAAGAGACCAAATCAGTCCAGTGGATCCTTCAAAGGTGCTTCGTCCCACCCAACTTACCAAGAACCAAAGATGTGCCCCAAATGTAATAATCGTCATTCTAGAGAATGCCACCGACAGACGGGAGCATGTTTCAATTGTGGGAAATTAGGGCATCGAATTGCTAATTGCCCCGAGCCATTGAAGAGAAGTACAAAGCCTAATGCTGATGCAAACCCCAACAAACCAAGGGAGAATAAGCCCAACGCTCGTGTGTTTGCAATAACCCAAGAAGAAGCAGATAATGCAaacgatgtcgtggcaggtaccTTTTTTGTCAATGAAATGCTAGCTTACGTGTTATTTGATAGTGGTGCTACCCATTCATTTATATCTAAGAGGTTCACTAAGAAACTATGGCTTACACCTGAAGTACTAGTCGAACCATTTAGAGTAGCAACTCCTACTAGTAAGACAATTGAAACACATAGAGTACACCGGCAGTGTAAGATCTGTATCCATGAGCACCTATTCCAAGCAGAATTGATACAACTGAAAATGGTGGAATTCGATATCATAttaggaatggattggttaccAAGAAACAATGCGATGGTAGATTGCAAAGGAAAGAGTGTTAGGCTCCGAACCCCGAGCCAAAAAGAGGTCATGTATCATGGCAAATCCAAGGAACGGAAGTCACTTCTTTCTGCATCCCAAGCATGGAAAGCCGTGAAATCTGGAGCAGATATCTATCTAGCAATGGTTAACGTGGTACAGGAGGAGATTGAACTTAAACCCAGGGGATATCCCTATCGTACGAgaattcccagacgtctttccggAAGAACTACCAGGGACAATCCCGGATCGTGA